A region of Pedosphaera parvula Ellin514 DNA encodes the following proteins:
- a CDS encoding RNA polymerase sigma factor: MTEDSIQLHRFVEKGDEEAFRELVGRHFNLVYGTALRQANGDASLAEDITQTVFTDLARKAPLLPREIILAGWLYEATRFAAAKAIRSEQRRRAREQKAFSMQDTTSDALLDWQQIKPLLDAAMEKLSRPDRNAVLLHYFEGKDYRSVGAALGLSDDAAQKRVSRALDKLRIILTRGGVAVSVASLASSLNAATIPSAPVSLPLAVAKTSLAKAAAMGPPGWTTVFVQHLLSAKTKLAVAGLLILLFGCGATYLIYGVHPVESGAFMAVDLSAHFNGGLDKSWTPAYGNNYLAALGEGRRILKRVPFEIHGVVQLQGAEWKQRGYNYPETVEGIRVGATGHKIHILHANSAIADPPGTKVASVILHYSDGDQVQFDIRQGVEVLDWWEWPRAPVKRPTGTNTIVAWTGSNPAAEHQGARIRLFDTVFVNPHAEKEIQSIDYASAMAGAAPFMVALTIER; the protein is encoded by the coding sequence ATGACAGAGGATTCGATCCAGTTGCACCGGTTCGTCGAAAAGGGCGATGAAGAAGCTTTTCGGGAGCTGGTCGGCCGACATTTCAATCTGGTGTATGGGACAGCGCTACGTCAGGCCAATGGCGATGCCAGCCTGGCGGAAGATATCACCCAAACTGTATTTACTGACCTAGCTCGCAAGGCACCGTTGCTGCCTCGTGAAATCATACTGGCCGGCTGGCTTTACGAGGCGACTCGCTTTGCCGCCGCGAAGGCGATACGGAGTGAACAGCGCCGACGAGCACGCGAACAGAAGGCTTTTTCCATGCAGGATACCACTTCCGATGCCTTGCTCGACTGGCAGCAAATCAAGCCGTTGCTGGACGCCGCCATGGAAAAGCTCAGCCGTCCGGATCGAAATGCAGTGCTGTTGCATTATTTCGAGGGCAAAGATTATCGATCCGTCGGTGCTGCCCTGGGTCTTAGCGATGATGCAGCACAGAAGCGGGTAAGTCGCGCTTTGGACAAACTGCGAATCATTCTGACACGTGGCGGGGTGGCTGTTTCAGTAGCATCTTTGGCTTCTTCCCTGAACGCCGCGACAATCCCTTCAGCACCCGTCAGCCTGCCGTTGGCAGTGGCAAAAACCTCTCTGGCAAAGGCAGCCGCAATGGGGCCGCCAGGCTGGACGACGGTTTTCGTCCAACATCTCCTCTCGGCCAAAACCAAGTTGGCAGTCGCAGGTCTCTTGATTCTGCTGTTCGGCTGCGGTGCGACGTATCTGATTTATGGCGTCCATCCAGTGGAAAGCGGAGCGTTCATGGCTGTGGATCTGTCCGCTCACTTTAATGGCGGGCTCGATAAAAGCTGGACTCCTGCCTACGGAAATAATTACCTGGCCGCCCTTGGGGAAGGACGACGCATACTCAAGCGGGTGCCATTTGAAATACATGGTGTCGTTCAGCTCCAGGGAGCCGAATGGAAACAGCGCGGTTACAATTATCCGGAAACCGTTGAAGGAATCCGTGTGGGAGCGACCGGTCACAAGATTCATATCTTGCACGCCAATTCCGCAATTGCCGATCCGCCTGGAACAAAAGTCGCAAGCGTGATTTTACATTATTCTGACGGCGACCAGGTTCAATTTGACATCCGCCAGGGAGTGGAGGTGTTGGATTGGTGGGAATGGCCGCGCGCCCCGGTTAAACGGCCAACGGGTACTAATACGATTGTTGCCTGGACCGGCAGCAACCCGGCAGCCGAGCACCAGGGCGCGCGCATCCGCCTTTTCGATACCGTCTTTGTGAACCCGCATGCCGAAAAGGAAATTCAATCCATTGACTATGCTTCGGCCATGGCCGGGGCCGCACCCTTCATGGTGGCACTCACAATCGAACGTTGA